The genomic window AGCATAGTCTGATAATCGTTTATTGGCCCCTGCATATTTAGGTTCATAATAACTCTCACTAGCAAATTCTGTAAACTCGACATTCAAAATACCTGCTGTTTCGGGATGCGTAACAACTTCAACAATACCATAGTTATTTCCTTTAAATAGACCTTCATTTTTATAATAATAACCCTCTAATAATCCCAATGGTGGTTGATTTGACCAAAACATTTTTTTCATTTTTTCTTCTTTTGTATATATAGCTGGTGGTGTCGAGCCAAATGTCGTCTGTGTTGCACCAGTAACCACATCATATGTATACTCATGATTGTCAAACGACACATCTTCTTCATGCTTGTTTGTATCTTCTTTAGTCTCTGTATTTTTTACCACAACTTGTTTTTCCTCCAAATCTTGTTTAGCTGATTTTGTCGTCTCTTTATTGGAATTGTGAGAACAACCCACTAACATCATGATCATTGAAGCAACTAACCCATATTTCAAACTTTTTCGTTTCATACTCATCATCTCTTTTCTTATCCTAATCATTGTTACATAACAATATCCTACTCAAATAAACTATAGATTAATTTCCTATTAATTATTCTAAATTTTTATGAACAACTATGAACAAAAAAGCCAGCAATCATTAAATGATTACTGACTCTTTTGATTAGTTTAAATATTTTTTGTATTTATTTATTTTTTTAAGGTTAATTGTAGAATCAAGTTAGCCACCCTAAAATAATAAAAAAACACCATGGTAAAAATTCATGTATCATTGAAGTATCTACCCAACAACGAAAGGAATTTTTATCATGGCGCAAATTCAGAATACCACACAAAAATTGACTTATAAACATCTTTCCTTTGAAGAAAGACAACTTATTGAAGTTTGGCATAATAGAGGTGATTCTAATAGAGCAATCGGTAAACGATTAGGTCGACACCATCAAACAATAAACAATGAGCTAAAACGTGGTACAACAACGCAAATCAAAGAAAATAAAAAGCCTAGACAACTCTATTTTGCTGAGACAGGACAAGCTAAATATATAGAAAATAGAAAGCGTTGTGGTGCTAATTCTAAGCTAGCCAGTGCTGTTGACTTTATTAATTATGCCTGTAAACAGATTATTGATTTTAATTGGTCACCAGATGCAATTGTTGGTTTTACCAAGTCCATGAGGACCTGGAATACACCTACTGTCTCTACTAAGACACTTTATAATTATATTGATAGTGGCTTTTTACCTATTAGAAACCATCATCTCAAGATGAAGATCAGACTCTCACCTAAAAAGAAAAGAAGTCGTAAGCATAAAAAAGAACTAGGAAAATCGATTGATGAACGACCAAGTACAGTTGATGATAGAAAAAACTTTGGTCATTGGGAAATAGATAGCGTTATTGGTTCAAAATCTAAAGATGATAATGCTATACTTACTCTTGTTGAAAGAAAAACGCGTTACATGATCACTGTTGTTTTAGATGATCATACAGAAGAGTCTGTTTGTTATACTGTTAATCAATTAAAATCTGAGTTCGGACAAGTTAATTTTAGCAAGATGTTTCAATCAATTACTGCTGATAATGGTAGTGAATTTAGCTCGCTTCATGATACTCTCCAACAAATAACGGATGTCTATTTTGCTCATCCTTATTCTTCTTGGGAACGAGGTACAAATGAAAGACATAATGGTTTATTAAGACAATTTATTCCGAAAGGAACTCCAATCTGCAACTACTCAAAACAATTCATTCAACTGGCTACTGAAAAAATTAATCTTTTACCACGTAAAATCTTAAATTATAGACAACCAGCTACATTATTTTTAGAAGAAATTCAAAAGCTTAAAATCAAAACATGTTGGTAAGGATGGATTTTAATAGAATAACACAAAAAATTAGATGTTTTTACCTAGGTGGCTAACTTAATATTGCAATTTAGAATTTATTTTTTTAATTGCCCAATCATAATGGCTCGATGTGGTTGAAACACCGTAACTGCCTAATGTTGTTCCACCTGTCCAAGCGAAATATCCTTTACTAAATAAGGTATCATTATCAAAAGACTCGATACGTTTCATGACTTCTTCATGCGACTTATCTAAATTTTGTTTGGCAATTTCATAAGATGTACTAGCATGTTCTTTGGTAAACTGTTCATTCATTTCACCATAAGAACGTCAATTGGACGGGCTTGGTAAAAATGATGTGGTCTCACCAGAAACATTACTATCAATCCAACGAATTAGTAGTTGATGCCATTCATATAAATGAATCAAGACATCTTTGATATTTTTATCTCTATCCCAATGTGCTTCTTTTCCAATCTTTTGATTACTCCAGTCAAACGTTCCATTTATCTCTTCTTCAGTTAGGTCGTTTAACACCGTCATTAGTCTTTGACACTGTTTCGTTGCTGCTTCTAATAAATCTACTTTCGTTGTTGGTCGCGCCATTTTTGTCCACCTTTGTATTATTTTAGTTACTGGATAATACTTACCACAATGTTTGTACATTAATTTTTACGTTTACTAATATAAGTTAATTATCTAGAGTACTAGCAACCGTTATTGGTAGCTCTATCTGTGACACTAAAAAATTAATATCCTCCCTGTAATACTACTCTAAAGATTATTTTTAATCATTTGATAACTAATAAAATTTCTCAATTTAAATCATCTAACTCTTATCATAGAATGAAGAGACAAAATAATTCCTATACAATTATTGTCGAGTAACTTTTTCCTAAGATTTAGACTTTATATTTTGAATAGTAGCTTAAACACGTTATAATTTATATATTATAAAAAAGTGATAAATTAATTAATAAAAGGGAGATATTATATGACACAAATTTATACTTCAATTGATGAACTTATTGGCAAAACACCTTTACTTGAATTAAAAGGGATTGAAAATAAACTTGGCCTAGATGCTACTATTTTAGCTAAAGTAGAGTACTTTAATCCAGCTGGTTCGGTAAAAGATAGAATTGCCAAAGCGATGCTAGATACCGCTGAAAAAAGTGGTGTATTAACAAAAGAAACAACCATCATTGAACCTACTTCTGGAAATACTGGCATTGGTTTATCTATGATGGCTGCTGCACGGGGCTACAAATTAATTATCGTTATGCCTGAAACAATGTCGGTTGAACGCCGTCAATTAATGAAAGCATACGGTGCAGAACTTGTCTTAACTGAAGGGGCTAAAGGAATGAAAGGTGCGATTGCCAAAGCGGAAGAACTAGCATCTGAAATTGATAATAGTTTTATTCCATCTCAATTCTCAAACCCTGCTAACCCTGAAATCCATTATCAAACAACTGGACCAGAAATTTGGAATGACACTGAAGGTAATGTTGATATTTTTGTCGCTGGCGTAGGAACGGGGGGAACGGTAACTGGTGTAGGCACATACCTTAAAGAAAAAAACCCTAACGTCAAAGTCATTGCTGTTGAACCCACTGACTCTGCTGTTTTATCTACTGGTGTGCCCGGTAGTCATAAAATCCAAGGAATTGGTGCTGGATTTGTT from Vagococcus martis includes these protein-coding regions:
- a CDS encoding IS30 family transposase yields the protein MAQIQNTTQKLTYKHLSFEERQLIEVWHNRGDSNRAIGKRLGRHHQTINNELKRGTTTQIKENKKPRQLYFAETGQAKYIENRKRCGANSKLASAVDFINYACKQIIDFNWSPDAIVGFTKSMRTWNTPTVSTKTLYNYIDSGFLPIRNHHLKMKIRLSPKKKRSRKHKKELGKSIDERPSTVDDRKNFGHWEIDSVIGSKSKDDNAILTLVERKTRYMITVVLDDHTEESVCYTVNQLKSEFGQVNFSKMFQSITADNGSEFSSLHDTLQQITDVYFAHPYSSWERGTNERHNGLLRQFIPKGTPICNYSKQFIQLATEKINLLPRKILNYRQPATLFLEEIQKLKIKTCW
- the cysK gene encoding cysteine synthase A, whose translation is MTQIYTSIDELIGKTPLLELKGIENKLGLDATILAKVEYFNPAGSVKDRIAKAMLDTAEKSGVLTKETTIIEPTSGNTGIGLSMMAAARGYKLIIVMPETMSVERRQLMKAYGAELVLTEGAKGMKGAIAKAEELASEIDNSFIPSQFSNPANPEIHYQTTGPEIWNDTEGNVDIFVAGVGTGGTVTGVGTYLKEKNPNVKVIAVEPTDSAVLSTGVPGSHKIQGIGAGFVPSILDTSVYDDIITVSNEDAFETGRLLAEDEGVLVGISSGAATYAAIQLAKQPENKNKRIVVLLPDTGERYLSTPMFTE